In Treponema denticola, one genomic interval encodes:
- a CDS encoding acyl-CoA thioester hydrolase/BAAT C-terminal domain-containing protein — translation MKKEIKTIEKDGYNGVYWPNPNGSKYCMIAMLGDDTKDMMAKGGVKWLQKKGLNVLTMSPAPKDYGHHNYPLERFEKALAFLKTMGNEEIGIMGASTTGMLALVAASYFSEITLTIAISPSDFVMEGFYQDGKDGAHERPGDGESSVSYHGKPLPYLPYAYRHPEYWQKISEETKRRGAMVASRDLFDESEKRHPVQEAEKIKVENIKGRILLIGAEDDVLWDTCKYIRRMENRLKERDADNSVVLMTYEHGTHFIFPQTMLTGILPVGSGLFISMAFKEAKQYPKECKQTRIEVDERLSEELKQWINSAR, via the coding sequence ATGAAGAAAGAAATCAAAACAATAGAGAAAGATGGATATAACGGCGTATACTGGCCGAATCCGAACGGCAGTAAATATTGCATGATTGCCATGCTTGGTGATGATACAAAAGACATGATGGCAAAGGGTGGCGTCAAATGGCTTCAAAAGAAAGGTCTGAACGTCCTCACAATGTCACCGGCCCCAAAAGATTACGGTCACCATAACTATCCACTCGAACGTTTTGAGAAGGCACTTGCATTTCTGAAGACGATGGGCAATGAAGAAATCGGTATTATGGGTGCCTCGACAACTGGTATGCTTGCGCTTGTCGCAGCGTCATACTTTTCGGAAATAACGCTTACGATAGCCATTTCTCCTTCTGATTTTGTGATGGAAGGTTTTTATCAGGATGGGAAAGACGGGGCTCACGAACGTCCGGGAGACGGAGAGTCATCTGTTTCATATCACGGTAAGCCGCTTCCTTATCTGCCCTATGCGTATCGCCATCCGGAATACTGGCAGAAAATATCTGAGGAAACCAAACGGCGTGGCGCGATGGTTGCCAGTCGCGATTTGTTCGATGAATCGGAGAAAAGGCATCCCGTGCAGGAAGCCGAGAAAATAAAGGTGGAGAATATAAAGGGTCGCATTCTGCTGATTGGTGCGGAGGATGATGTACTTTGGGATACCTGTAAATACATTCGTAGAATGGAAAACAGGCTGAAAGAAAGGGACGCGGATAACAGTGTAGTTCTCATGACCTATGAACATGGAACGCATTTTATTTTTCCGCAGACCATGTTAACAGGCATTCTTCCTGTGGGTTCCGGGCTGTTTATCAGCATGGCTTTTAAGGAGGCAAAGCAGTATCCTAAAGAGTGTAAGCAGACGAGGATTGAAGTTGATGAGCGCTTATCGGAGGAACTAAAGCAGTGGATAAATTCGGCTCGATAA
- a CDS encoding DUF3847 domain-containing protein, with translation MKNIEEKILMADEEIKQLQNKRKKLISQQKQEERKKRDKRIYEKGAVFESIFTESKNLTKDEFYQLITSQRNKDEINLKNHRE, from the coding sequence ATGAAAAACATTGAAGAAAAAATCTTAATGGCAGATGAAGAAATCAAGCAGTTACAAAACAAAAGGAAAAAGCTCATCAGTCAGCAGAAACAGGAAGAACGAAAAAAGAGAGATAAAAGGATATATGAAAAAGGGGCAGTCTTTGAAAGTATATTTACTGAAAGTAAAAATCTAACCAAAGATGAATTTTATCAGCTAATAACAAGTCAAAGAAATAAAGATGAAATCAATCTTAAAAATCATAGAGAGTAG
- a CDS encoding class I SAM-dependent methyltransferase produces the protein MNNYIKLNEDRWNNVKNDYTEPLTHEELEEVRNNSISVALTVGKKVPKEWFEKANGKKILGLACGGGQQGPVFAIKGYDVTIMDFSKSQLQRDDMVAKREGLKINTVQGDMTKPFPFENETFDIIFNPVSNVYIEDLENMYKEASRVLKKGGLLMVGFMNPWIYMYDADIVWDKPDEELLLKFSIPFNSKELEEEGKITINPEYGYEFSHTLETQIRGQLKNGLAMIDFYESCDKRHRLSRYGNDYIATLCIKL, from the coding sequence ATGAACAATTATATAAAATTAAATGAAGATAGATGGAATAATGTAAAAAATGACTATACTGAACCATTGACACATGAAGAATTAGAAGAAGTTAGAAATAATTCAATTTCTGTTGCATTAACTGTTGGAAAAAAAGTTCCGAAAGAATGGTTTGAAAAAGCCAACGGAAAAAAGATATTAGGTTTAGCTTGTGGTGGTGGACAGCAGGGTCCGGTTTTTGCTATAAAAGGTTATGATGTAACCATAATGGATTTTTCTAAATCACAATTACAAAGAGATGATATGGTTGCTAAAAGAGAAGGCTTAAAAATCAATACAGTTCAAGGCGATATGACAAAACCATTTCCATTTGAAAATGAAACTTTCGATATTATTTTTAATCCGGTTTCAAATGTATATATAGAAGATTTAGAAAACATGTATAAAGAAGCCTCTCGAGTATTGAAAAAGGGTGGACTGTTAATGGTCGGATTTATGAATCCTTGGATATACATGTATGATGCTGACATTGTATGGGACAAACCCGATGAGGAATTACTTTTAAAGTTTTCAATACCTTTTAATTCAAAAGAGCTTGAAGAGGAAGGCAAAATAACCATAAATCCAGAATATGGATATGAATTTAGCCATACCTTAGAAACTCAGATTAGAGGACAACTTAAAAATGGTCTCGCTATGATAGATTTTTATGAATCATGTGATAAAAGACATAGATTATCACGTTATGGAAATGACTATATAGCTACACTCTGCATTAAACTATAA
- a CDS encoding DUF3784 domain-containing protein, with the protein MITFYIIAGLLAVFGILIHKFKFYFLIAGYNMMSKEEKEEYNASSIGKHVGLSLYLLSGLSLTVGLLFRFFQMSKQTEKLVIAVYVIFTMIAVSILLIKENKKKLNEIIPFIVFINIVILIILALVIFMG; encoded by the coding sequence ATGATAACTTTTTATATAATTGCAGGATTGCTTGCGGTTTTCGGTATTTTAATTCACAAGTTTAAATTCTATTTTTTGATTGCAGGTTATAATATGATGAGTAAGGAGGAAAAAGAAGAATATAATGCCTCTTCCATAGGCAAACATGTAGGGCTTAGCCTGTATCTTCTTTCAGGCCTTTCCTTGACAGTAGGCCTTCTTTTCCGGTTTTTTCAAATGTCCAAGCAAACCGAAAAACTTGTAATAGCAGTCTATGTAATTTTTACAATGATTGCAGTTTCAATTCTCTTGATAAAAGAAAATAAAAAAAAACTAAACGAAATTATTCCCTTTATCGTGTTTATAAATATTGTTATTCTGATTATTTTAGCTCTAGTTATTTTTATGGGGTAA
- a CDS encoding right-handed parallel beta-helix repeat-containing protein, whose translation MKKLSKILTPMAAILAAALFFAGCKQFLEDPEDFFSYWAAGAVIDRNIVISPAPSYAPGSSIPCVPSAGPVTVTMKVHNPRNFTLVMPTSSADAGKVIYFPGLSTQPVYGTDYTLDLTANDTLKLTYTQAFLQAHEWSNGDIGPEITLISTDGRKFSKKFSLNIEANTPPPEIGDITIAKTKTGGMYVLHFKADNMTALLGSALLHKDIAYLNVQKEGGTERKIPISAQSSQFNTSHGGPFLLQSTDVDPLIDTIPSGNWELYVKTATGLTESTLPTKYTVRLIDEKGLSSVPKEAKTLGSIPDISDNTKAWKNLKQAVADAQEGGVITVMGNVKATNDPDNNGAIDVTKSLTIKGVGSNPALDANQSALGSNAHRIFTVTGDKTEFTLENLTLKNGYANPGGLLDYRYGGAISASQIKTLTLKNCVIEDCKAYGGGGISLNGGVEAVLERCTITGCQTTRGGGGAIYAGDSSGKQPVVRIKGGLIKNNTGYVSGGAINISRGSLYIEKYENDNARIENNTVIASGGGGNGGGGISYYWDADKPGKLTIENAEITNCNIEYNSSGDKNAHGAGISVYGNGDVSLSNVTLNRCEFTGESLGNEFGQKQGGGIYLRKVSTATIEDCTIKNSTTTNEGGGIYAVDSNLTIEDTEIQNNKAQKKGGGLYVLAAYADVNLTIKGTTQFDGNDVNLTSGDPWGGGIYMKGNSPKSVTAVMTGGEVLLNEAYDGGGIYIDSNASFTMTGGLLTGNDAQIGSGGKGSGVYLAASGTFTMSGSAKIKSSDDVYLSNGTMITLSGRLSEYFVARITPENYSPSTQVLDGDITAGGPPPNYMRFEVTPKDLGGGNTQDWVIDENGYLR comes from the coding sequence ATGAAAAAACTTTCAAAGATTTTAACACCGATGGCTGCAATACTGGCAGCCGCACTGTTTTTTGCAGGATGTAAACAGTTTTTAGAAGACCCTGAAGATTTTTTCAGCTATTGGGCGGCGGGAGCCGTTATAGACCGGAATATCGTGATAAGTCCGGCTCCCTCTTATGCGCCCGGTTCGAGTATTCCCTGTGTGCCGTCTGCAGGCCCCGTAACGGTTACGATGAAAGTGCATAATCCGAGAAACTTTACGCTTGTTATGCCTACGTCTTCCGCCGATGCGGGAAAGGTTATCTATTTTCCTGGGCTTTCGACGCAGCCGGTGTACGGTACGGACTACACGCTGGATTTGACGGCAAATGATACGCTGAAACTTACGTACACACAAGCCTTTTTACAGGCACACGAGTGGAGTAACGGCGACATAGGCCCCGAAATTACCCTTATTTCTACAGATGGCAGAAAATTCAGCAAAAAGTTCAGCTTAAATATTGAAGCGAACACGCCGCCGCCTGAAATCGGTGATATAACGATAGCAAAAACCAAAACCGGCGGTATGTACGTTCTGCATTTTAAAGCCGATAATATGACGGCTCTGTTAGGCTCCGCTCTTTTGCATAAAGACATCGCATATCTTAATGTACAAAAAGAGGGCGGCACGGAAAGAAAAATACCGATTAGCGCACAGTCTTCCCAATTTAACACATCGCATGGGGGACCTTTTCTCTTGCAGTCAACGGATGTTGACCCGCTCATTGATACGATCCCGTCCGGAAATTGGGAGCTATACGTTAAAACCGCTACGGGCCTTACTGAAAGCACGCTCCCAACAAAATACACAGTCCGGCTGATTGATGAAAAAGGTCTTTCTTCGGTACCAAAAGAAGCGAAGACCTTAGGCTCTATTCCCGATATAAGCGACAATACGAAGGCATGGAAAAATTTAAAACAAGCCGTCGCGGACGCACAGGAAGGCGGCGTTATAACCGTCATGGGTAATGTTAAAGCAACAAATGACCCCGACAACAACGGTGCGATCGATGTAACTAAAAGCCTTACCATAAAAGGAGTCGGTTCAAATCCTGCACTCGATGCAAATCAAAGTGCATTAGGTTCAAACGCTCACCGCATCTTTACCGTAACGGGAGATAAGACGGAGTTTACGCTCGAAAACCTAACGCTCAAAAACGGTTATGCAAACCCGGGCGGTCTCTTAGACTACAGATACGGCGGTGCCATTTCTGCAAGTCAAATAAAAACATTGACGCTTAAAAACTGCGTTATTGAGGACTGTAAAGCATACGGCGGAGGCGGTATATCTTTGAACGGCGGTGTAGAGGCAGTACTTGAAAGATGTACCATTACGGGATGTCAAACGACACGTGGCGGCGGAGGGGCAATTTATGCAGGCGATAGTTCCGGCAAGCAGCCGGTTGTCCGCATTAAAGGCGGGCTCATCAAAAATAACACAGGGTACGTATCAGGTGGTGCTATCAATATTTCCCGCGGAAGCCTGTATATCGAGAAGTATGAAAACGATAATGCAAGAATAGAAAATAATACGGTTATAGCGTCGGGCGGAGGCGGCAACGGAGGCGGCGGTATAAGCTACTATTGGGACGCAGACAAACCCGGCAAACTTACAATAGAAAACGCAGAAATCACAAACTGCAATATCGAGTATAACTCCTCTGGCGACAAAAACGCACATGGAGCGGGCATCTCCGTTTACGGAAACGGAGATGTGTCTTTATCAAACGTAACACTAAATCGATGCGAGTTTACCGGTGAATCCCTCGGTAACGAGTTCGGCCAAAAACAGGGCGGAGGCATTTATCTTCGAAAGGTGTCAACGGCAACTATTGAAGACTGTACTATTAAGAATAGCACAACCACCAACGAAGGCGGCGGCATCTATGCTGTGGACAGTAACCTAACGATAGAAGATACCGAAATTCAAAATAACAAAGCACAAAAAAAAGGCGGGGGCCTGTATGTTTTGGCAGCTTATGCCGATGTAAACCTCACTATAAAAGGGACCACTCAATTCGATGGCAACGATGTGAATCTTACTTCCGGTGATCCTTGGGGAGGCGGTATTTATATGAAAGGCAATTCACCAAAATCCGTAACGGCAGTTATGACAGGGGGCGAAGTTTTATTAAATGAAGCATATGACGGCGGCGGCATATATATCGACAGTAATGCCTCGTTTACTATGACAGGCGGCTTATTGACCGGTAACGATGCACAGATAGGCAGCGGCGGAAAAGGCAGTGGTGTCTACCTTGCCGCCAGCGGTACATTTACGATGAGCGGCAGCGCAAAAATCAAATCCTCCGACGATGTGTATTTGTCTAACGGAACAATGATAACCCTTTCCGGCCGGCTGTCGGAGTATTTCGTCGCACGCATTACGCCTGAAAACTACAGCCCGAGTACGCAGGTGCTTGACGGTGATATAACGGCCGGTGGCCCACCGCCAAACTACATGCGATTTGAGGTAACGCCGAAAGATTTAGGCGGCGGCAATACGCAGGACTGGGTAATAGACGAGAACGGTTATTTGAGATAA
- a CDS encoding Rpn family recombination-promoting nuclease/putative transposase: MSTSNRKYKDSVFVDLFSEDEKAKENFLSLYNALHGTKLTAIEHLKNIRLDQVLYMTFYNDVSYLVDNKIIVLAEHQSTINPNMPLRCLEYVSRLYETLFESKEKYSRKLLNIPTPEFYVFYNGEEAYPSDKTLKLSEAFIERGTETNLELTVKVININRQNRHPVLENCRTMQEYSIFVETVRKWKEIDSQNGFEKAVEECIENNILREYLKRKTKEVLNMLLAEYDYETDIAVQRAEEHEIAFAEGIEQGIEQGFADGSYQTKLETAKVLKQLGDSVKKIMQATGLSQEEVEAIN; this comes from the coding sequence ATGAGTACTTCAAACAGAAAATACAAAGACTCTGTCTTCGTCGACCTTTTCAGTGAGGATGAAAAAGCAAAAGAGAATTTCTTATCGCTCTATAATGCTTTGCACGGCACCAAACTTACGGCTATAGAGCATTTGAAAAATATCCGCCTCGATCAAGTTTTGTACATGACATTCTATAACGACGTTTCTTATCTTGTAGATAACAAAATAATAGTTCTTGCAGAACACCAATCGACGATAAATCCTAATATGCCTCTCCGCTGTCTTGAGTATGTCAGCCGCTTGTATGAAACCCTCTTTGAATCAAAAGAAAAGTACAGCCGCAAACTCTTAAATATACCGACTCCTGAATTCTACGTATTTTACAACGGAGAGGAAGCCTATCCTTCCGATAAGACTCTGAAACTTTCGGAGGCCTTTATAGAAAGAGGAACGGAAACTAATCTTGAGTTGACCGTTAAAGTAATAAACATAAACCGGCAAAACCGTCATCCGGTATTGGAAAATTGCCGGACAATGCAGGAATACAGTATATTTGTGGAAACGGTGCGCAAGTGGAAAGAGATAGATAGTCAAAACGGTTTTGAAAAAGCCGTTGAAGAATGTATAGAAAATAATATTTTGCGTGAATATCTAAAACGCAAGACTAAGGAGGTATTGAATATGTTACTGGCAGAATATGATTATGAAACAGATATTGCAGTACAGCGAGCCGAAGAACATGAAATCGCCTTTGCCGAAGGAATTGAACAGGGGATTGAGCAAGGCTTTGCCGACGGTTCATATCAAACAAAACTTGAAACGGCAAAGGTACTAAAACAACTTGGTGATTCCGTAAAAAAGATAATGCAAGCGACAGGCCTCAGCCAAGAAGAAGTGGAAGCGATTAATTAA
- a CDS encoding InlB B-repeat-containing protein, which produces MKKHKGKILVLFLAVLLVSVLSCENPFLKKMLVEEEKGKTVSQVPKHGVTFSVEGGHGTLKAKADGVTKTAKSPISIEQGKKVTFTAEPAAGYMIKEWKVDGAVITGNTENSYIHTVTKAIDVKVSFDALPPGKASYTVKHYREKPEGGYPAEPAEREILQGTVGADAAYTAKTYEGFTYNSSLTKINGTVQTSGMISAGSTTAVELYYERKTVNVTFKLAGGTVDGNTDNVVKTGKYGTALTAPAPVKTGAVFKGWEPALPLSPLFPAADTEYTAKWQNIYTINFSVEGAGGTLKAKVDGNEITTGDSVEQGKSVVFTAEPAPDYVVEQWTKGGIVIAEAGMDTSYTYAVTANADIKVKFQSLFVEGGASLILSPDKLDIKVRVRTADGTPVTVEGCEETTLASSSNSTYTVLHAKGRRVILKGNITKLYCDNNQLTALDVQGLTALQHLNCGGNSLTALNVQDCTALKELYCFHNQLTALNVQGLTALRELDCSKNQLTELNVQGLSTLQELKCHYNQLTALNVQGLTALQDLYCWDNQLAELNVQGLTFLTWLYCGGNRLTSLDVQGLTDLNALGCHNNQLTALNVQGCTALLWLWCGGNQLTELNVQGCTALQRLECYSNQLNADAFKKLFDDLPQITSSHAEFCLLYTEVTGVSEGNHTDFTAPPDLAAAFNNAKTVKKWKMYKFDGIGLKVEL; this is translated from the coding sequence ATGAAAAAGCATAAAGGTAAGATTTTAGTTTTATTTTTAGCGGTACTTTTAGTATCGGTTTTATCTTGTGAAAACCCGTTTTTAAAAAAGATGCTGGTTGAAGAGGAAAAGGGAAAAACCGTATCGCAGGTACCCAAACACGGGGTAACTTTCAGCGTAGAAGGCGGGCACGGCACGCTTAAAGCAAAGGCGGACGGTGTAACGAAAACGGCGAAGAGTCCCATAAGCATTGAACAGGGCAAAAAGGTAACTTTTACGGCCGAACCTGCCGCAGGCTACATGATAAAAGAGTGGAAAGTAGACGGCGCCGTCATTACAGGCAATACGGAAAATTCATATATCCATACCGTTACAAAAGCGATTGACGTTAAAGTGAGCTTTGATGCGCTCCCGCCCGGCAAAGCTTCGTATACGGTAAAACACTATCGGGAAAAACCGGAAGGCGGTTATCCTGCAGAGCCTGCGGAAAGGGAAATCTTACAGGGTACCGTGGGAGCAGATGCCGCATACACGGCGAAAACCTACGAAGGCTTTACCTATAATTCAAGCCTTACCAAAATAAACGGAACCGTACAAACGAGCGGCATGATAAGCGCCGGCAGCACTACCGCCGTAGAACTCTATTATGAGCGAAAGACGGTAAACGTAACCTTTAAACTTGCAGGCGGCACCGTAGACGGCAATACGGATAATGTTGTAAAAACGGGCAAATACGGAACAGCCTTGACTGCACCCGCTCCCGTAAAAACGGGTGCCGTTTTTAAAGGATGGGAACCTGCCCTGCCTTTATCTCCCCTTTTCCCCGCAGCCGATACGGAATACACTGCGAAATGGCAGAACATCTACACGATTAACTTCAGCGTAGAAGGCGCCGGCGGCACACTGAAAGCCAAAGTGGATGGCAATGAAATCACTACGGGCGATTCAGTCGAACAGGGTAAGTCTGTTGTCTTTACGGCGGAACCTGCTCCTGATTATGTGGTGGAACAGTGGACAAAGGGCGGCATAGTTATCGCCGAAGCAGGCATGGATACAAGCTATACTTACGCGGTAACGGCAAATGCGGACATCAAGGTGAAGTTTCAATCACTCTTTGTCGAAGGCGGCGCTTCGCTCATCTTAAGCCCCGACAAGCTCGACATCAAAGTTAGGGTAAGAACCGCTGACGGTACCCCCGTTACAGTTGAAGGCTGCGAAGAAACAACGCTTGCAAGCAGCAGCAACAGCACGTACACGGTGCTGCACGCAAAAGGCAGAAGGGTTATCCTCAAAGGCAACATCACCAAGCTGTATTGCGACAACAATCAGCTTACCGCCCTTGACGTACAGGGCTTAACCGCTTTGCAACATCTGAACTGCGGCGGCAACTCGCTTACCGCCCTTAACGTACAAGACTGCACCGCCTTGAAAGAGCTGTACTGCTTCCACAATCAGCTTACCGCTCTTAACGTGCAGGGCTTAACCGCTTTGAGAGAACTGGACTGCAGCAAAAATCAGCTCACCGAGCTTAACGTGCAGGGCTTAAGCACTTTGCAAGAGCTGAAGTGCCACTACAATCAGCTTACCGCTCTTAACGTGCAGGGCTTAACCGCTTTACAAGATCTGTACTGCTGGGACAATCAGCTGGCCGAACTTAACGTGCAGGGCTTAACCTTTTTGACATGGCTGTACTGCGGCGGCAACCGGCTTACCTCCCTCGACGTGCAGGGCTTAACGGATTTGAACGCGCTGGGCTGCCATAACAATCAGCTTACCGCCCTTAACGTACAGGGCTGCACCGCTTTGCTATGGCTGTGGTGCGGGGGCAATCAGCTGACCGAACTTAACGTACAAGGGTGCACCGCTTTGCAACGTCTGGAGTGCTACAGCAATCAGCTTAATGCAGACGCATTTAAAAAGCTCTTTGACGATTTACCGCAGATTACAAGCAGCCATGCTGAATTCTGTCTTCTTTACACCGAAGTAACCGGCGTTAGCGAAGGCAATCACACAGACTTTACCGCTCCACCGGATTTAGCCGCAGCCTTTAATAATGCAAAAACCGTAAAGAAGTGGAAGATGTATAAGTTTGATGGAATCGGGCTTAAGGTTGAGCTTTAA
- a CDS encoding Rpn family recombination-promoting nuclease/putative transposase codes for MRKSFDDLTIADDFMFCAVMQDKSICTAVLNMVLADSIGPISDITYQKTFDQAGYAKSIRLDVWVTGSNGSVYDVEMQTTNKQDLAKRLRYYQSVIDVSSLEKGGHYTDLHDLFIIFFCPFDYLKNGLPVYTFKTICSENTAIALQDGITKVIINSTAADKEPDPELKAFLEYMNGVVSDKPFIRKIDRYIKELKENEERRKEYMLIQSFEMDARRDGIQQGIQQGIQQGIRQGFADGSYRKALEDACNLKQLGVSIDIIAKATGLSKEEVEAIN; via the coding sequence ATGCGTAAAAGTTTTGATGATTTAACCATAGCCGATGACTTTATGTTCTGTGCTGTTATGCAGGATAAGTCTATCTGTACGGCAGTATTGAATATGGTACTTGCAGACTCAATAGGGCCGATTAGCGATATAACCTATCAAAAAACCTTTGACCAAGCAGGCTATGCAAAAAGCATACGCCTTGATGTATGGGTTACCGGCAGCAACGGCAGTGTTTATGACGTTGAAATGCAAACAACAAATAAACAAGACCTTGCTAAACGATTGCGCTACTATCAATCGGTTATCGACGTAAGCAGCCTTGAAAAGGGCGGGCATTATACCGACTTACACGATTTGTTCATCATCTTTTTTTGCCCATTCGACTACTTGAAAAACGGCCTACCGGTATACACCTTCAAAACGATATGCAGCGAAAATACCGCAATCGCATTACAGGACGGCATAACTAAAGTCATTATCAACAGCACTGCCGCAGATAAAGAGCCTGACCCTGAACTCAAGGCTTTTTTGGAATACATGAACGGCGTTGTCAGCGATAAACCGTTTATCCGCAAGATAGACAGGTATATCAAAGAACTAAAAGAAAATGAAGAGAGGAGGAAAGAGTACATGTTAATACAATCATTTGAAATGGATGCACGAAGGGACGGCATACAACAAGGTATACAACAAGGTATACAACAAGGTATCCGGCAAGGCTTTGCAGACGGTTCGTACCGAAAAGCCTTAGAGGATGCATGCAATTTAAAACAGCTTGGTGTTTCAATTGATATTATCGCTAAAGCGACCGGTCTCAGTAAAGAAGAGGTGGAAGCGATTAATTAA